The window TTCTCCGACGCAAAGGCTTAGGCACTGAAGCAGCAGCCATGCAACGAATTTCTGTTTTGAGCGATCGCTACCGTCATCTAACTCCGCAACTAGAACAACTGCGACAACTGGACAATCAAATTGCCAGCCTCGCTTGGAATGTCCCACCCCCTGAACAGTTGGCAGCATACGAAACTCAGCTTGCCACACTGTACCACCAAAGAGATGAGCTAGACCGATCGCTCAGCCGCCAGATTCCAGAGATGAATCTGCAAAAGCAACTAGACACAGCTAATCACCGTGCTATAGCTTTGGCTCTCCCGGAAGGCGCAACCCTAGTGGAGTTCGTGCGTTTCAATGTCTTCAACTTCAACGCAATCTTGGCAAAGGGTGATTCCCAATGGCTCCCGGCTCGTTATCTTGCCTTTATCTTACCTGCTAAGGAGCCAGAGCAATTACAAATGATTGACTTGGGGGAAGCGGAACTCATCGACAACTTGATTCGGGTGTTTCGCAAATCTGTATCGGGCGATCGCGATTTAGATTTGGACGACTTAGACTCAATCCCAGAGGAGCCAGAACTCATCCCCCCAGAAGTGGAACTGCGCCAAAAACTGATTGACCCCCTCAAGCCATATCTCACACCGAATCAGCAAGTATTTCTCGCACCCGATGGCGAACTTTGCTGCTTGCCCTTTGGCGTTTTGCCCACCGCCGAGGGACGCTATTTAATGGAAGATTACGAACTCTGCTACCTGAGTGTCGGGCGCGACTTACTCCGCTTCGGTGCGACACAAACTTTAGTGCAACCGACTAAACCTCTAGTCATCGCTGACCCCGATTATAATTTGGTTTTGTCCGAATCCCACCCAAGCCCCTCAGACTGGAAGTCTGGGGCTACACAAACAAAGTCCGCCTTCGCGGACTCTATTGAAGACTGTGAAACCCGCGTAGGCGGGTTTAGTTCGTGTAGCCGCGACTTCCAGTCGCCCGATTTCAGCGAACTCCATCGAGACTTAGGACGAGGAAACGGCGAAGTATTCAAACCCATTCCCGCCACCCGAATAGAGGGAGCGCAAGTCGCTGCACAGTTAGGCGTAACCCCGCAAATGGGAACGCAAGCCTTAAAATCCCTGGTTAGCCGTTGCCAGTCCCCCTGGATATTGCACATTGCCACACATGGCTACTTTCTCGAAACTCGCCCAGAAACCCCACCGCCACAGATGATGAGTTTCCAGCGCTTGCACTCAGCCGCACAGCAAAACCCCTTAGCGCGTTCCGGCTTAGCCTTTGCCGGAGCCAATACCCTGTTACAAGGCGGCAAACTCCCCCCAGAAGCCGAAGATGGACTGCTCACCGCACAAGGAGCTAGTGGCATTAACCTCGCGGCGACAGCGTTAGTCGTAGCTTCTGCTTGTCAAACCGCGCTAGGTGATGTGCAGGTAGGAGAAGGGGTATTGGGGTTGCGACGAGCCTTTGTCCTAGCAGGGGTGCAAACGCTAGTAATGAGCCTGTGGAGTGTTCCCGATGTAGCGACGGCAATTTTAATGGAGCGACTTTATCACAATCTGCTCACCGAGAAAATGGGTCGTGCCAAAGCCCTAAAGCAAGCACAGTTCTACGTCCGAGACTTGACCATTGCCCAAATGCGACCCCAATGGCTCACCCCAGAAGCGATTACCCGCATCACAGAGCGCAGCCCAGGCATTGGCAACCATTTACGAAAATTGTGTCAAAAACATGAAATGTACCGCCCCTATGCTCATCCTAAATACTGGGGAGCCTTCATTTGCCAAGGGGATGCATCCCCTCCACTTTGAAGTAGTTCTGGGGAGCTTGGGTGTGTCAGGGGGATACTACAGCTATTGCAAAATTAGAGGGATGGAATTAATGCCATCGCGTATCACCTCCTCACTTCAATGGGTTAAGTTGTAAACGATAAATCTCCCCCTGCTATGCCTCCTAGGAGCTCTACGATAGATTAAACTGGGCGGTGTTTCGCGTATGCTCACAGATAGCGGCGTACCCTGCGATTAAGCGCCGAGCAACATTAAGAATTATCAAAGTTGTTGACTTTTGTATGCAAGTTACCCCCGATATTGCCCCAACAACACCAACGTCATCGGTAGAGACGATCGCTCTGGACGTTACAGGCATGAGATGTGCAGGCTGTGTCAGTGTTGTGGAACGTCAACTGAGCCAGCATCCCGGCGTTGTTTCCGCCCGTGTCAATTTGGTTACTGAGGTGGCAGTAGTCGAATGCGAAACGGGTACCGTTGATCCAGCCTCAATCGCAGAACAGTTAACGGCTAAAGGTTTTCCCTCTCAACCCCGCGCTCAAGCCGGCAGGATGCCTGCGACTCCCGACACCCGAACCCCTGCCGAGAGACATGCACAAGAAGCGAGAGAGCAAGTTCGTCGATTAGCGATCGCCGCCGTCCTAATCTTCCTCTCCCTGATCGGGCATATCGGTCATTGGATGGATGCGCCGATGCTGCCGGTGTTGAGTAATATCTGGTTCCACTGGGGACTGGCAACTCTGGCGTTACTAGGGCCAGGGCGTCCCATTATCATTGATGGCTGGAAGGGTTTATGGCATCAAGCCCCGAACATGAACACATTAGTAGGGTTGGGGGCACTCACCGCTTACACGGCAAGTTGTGTCGCCTTATTCTTTCCCCACCTGGGATGGGATTGCTTCTTCGACGAACCGGTGATGATGTTAGGCTTTATCCTCTTGGGTCGTACTTTAGAGCAACGAGCAAGACGACGTGCCGCCTCGGCGTTTGAATCATTGTTGGCACTCCAGCCGAAGGTAGCGCGTTTAATCGGCAAATCGACATCAACGGCTACCTCCCCTGGCAAGGGTAAGGGAGAAATTGAACAACTAGGAATCGAAATTCCCGTTGAGCAAGTCCGGGTGGGAGAGTGGTTGCGCGTGTTGCCTGGGGAAAAAATACCCGTAGACGGCGAGGTAATGGCGGGTCAGTCTTTGGTGGATGAGTCGATGCTGACAGGGGAACCGATCCCGGTGTTAAAGCAACCCGGAGACCCGATAACGGCAGGTACATTGAACCAATCCGGTGCGATCGCACTTCAGGCCACTCGCACGGGTGAAGAAACTACCCTAGCGCAGATTGTTGCCCTCGTTGAAGAAGCTCAAACCCGTAAGGCACCGGTACAGAAACTCGCCGATACCGTAGCCGGCTATTTTACCTATGGCGTGTTAGCGATCGCATCCCTAACCTTCTTGTTTTGGTACCTTGCTGGCACGAAAATCTGGCCTCATGTCTTATCCCCAATGGCGGACATGATGGGACACGGCATGGCTCAACCGACCTCAACCTCTCCTTTACTGTTGAGTTTGAAACTGGCGATCACCGTTTTAGTGATTGCTTGTCCCTGTGCCCTAGGACTGGCGACACCCACCGCAATTTTAGTCGGGACGACGCTGGGTGCAGAACGGGGCATTTTAATCAAAGGCGGCGACATTTTAGAGCGTGCCCATCAGCTAGATACGATCGTGTTTGATAAGACAGGCACCCTCACCACGGGTCAACCCACGGTGACGGATTGCCTCCCCTGGCTGGAATCCGGGTTGTTTGAGGGTAACGAATCCCATCGTAACGGTCATGGGGACACCCTTTTGACTCAAGCTTCAGCAACAAAACTACTGCAATGGGCAGCCGCTGCCGAAACAGGTACCTCTCATCCCCTCGCATCAGCCATTCGGACTACGGCGCACCAGCAAGAACTACCGATGTTAGAGGCTCAAGATTTTTACACCGAACCCGGTTTAGGGATATCGGCAATGGTGGAAAATCGACGGGTATGGCTGGGGAATGCGGACTGGCTCGCTCAGCAAGGTATTAAGATGAGTGACACGGTTAATCAACAGGTTCGAGTCTTAGCGGATGCAGGTAAAACGGTGGTTTACGTCGCCGTTGATGGGGTTCTGGCTGGAGTACTGGCTGCCCGTGATGTGCTTAGACCCGATGCCAAGGAAACCGTCGAACGCCTCAAAGCCCTGGGATTTCGAGTGATGTTAATGACCGGCGACCAGCTTGACTCAGCCAGAGCGATCGCACAACAACTCTTAATCCACCCTGATCATGTGCTGGCTGGGGTTCGTCCGAATGGTAAAGCGGCTGCAATTCAGACCCTGCAATCCGAGGGACGCCGTGTCGCCATGGTGGGAGATGGTATTAATGATGGCCCCGCTTTAGCTCAAGCCGATGTTGGCATTTCCTTACATGTCGGCACGGATGTAGCAAGAGAAACAGCAGGGATTATTTTAATGCGTGTCAGTGCCACCCGTCCCCAAGATGTTCGATTGCTGGATGTGGTGGAGTCCATTGAGTTGGCACGGACAACCTTTAACAAGATTCGGCAAAATTTATTTTGGGCGTTTGGCTACAATACCCTCGGCATCCCCGCAGCCTGTGGTGTGCTGCTTCCTGGATTCGGAATTGCCCTGAGTCCTGCGTCGGCGGGTGCTTTCATGGCGTTTAGCTCAGTGAGTGTGGTGACGAATTCGCTCTTACTGCGTCGCGCCTTCAAAGCCAAATCAAACTGAGGACTCAGCCATCCATAACCTTGGGCTATTGATGAGGAGCTGTAGCGTAGCTTATTATGCCACAATAGAAAATGGACAATTCTCAAAACCTGGCACGAATCAGGGCAATCAGAGCGTTTTGACCCTCTTCGCCATTCAGGAAAGTTTTAACAGTGGAGTTTTGCCGCTCAGTTCCATGAGTGCTTATGATGATTGAGGGAATACCACATTGAGAGCCTGCAATCCCAATCTCCCAAAAGTCAAGGATAGCTGGTTAAGAGATGTGTCAGTGTGAGTAAACCACAGCTTTTTCCCCAACCAACTGCACTCTTTATCACAAATTTTCAATGGCTGGACAACAAAAACACCACCATTTATTGATTATTGAAGACGACAAGGGGCGCAAAGAATTTCCCTTGGAAGAGGCAGTCTATTCCATCGGCAGAGACCCCAAGTGTGAAATCCGCCTCTTCTCCCAATTTGTCTCTCGCCGACACGCTACGTTAGTCCGAAGACAACGAGAGGATGGTAGCCCCTATTACCGGATTGTCGATGGCAATCTTAAAGGTAAGCCAAGTGCCAATGGACTGTTAATTAATGGTCGCAAACTTCCAGCCCACGATCTCGAAGATGAGGATGAAGTGGTTTTCGGTCCACAAGTGAGTGCCAAATATTACTTACTGAAAAGAAACGATCCCAATCCAACTGGGCCGCCCGATGAGTTTGACATTACCCTGATTAGTCCGGGCATGATGATTGGGGACCCAGAAGAAATAAGTTCTTGGGAGTAAGTAGACCGTTGATAGGTTGACAAAACAGTTAGGAATTATCCGGCAATAGTTTCCACGAGTTGCCAATAGCGATTTTCCGCCACAGCTTCTTGCACCATATTGAACATTTGGTGGCAGTGATTATCAACTTGGAGAGGCAACTCTTCGTTTTTGATCACAAAATTCATCCGCACTTCTTGGGAGGTGGCGGTTGATTTGTCAATCAACACTTCCACCGTTACCAACTTAGCAAAAGAGACACGGCCAGGAAATTCCCGTGCCATGATGTAGTCTCCAGTGTCATAAATAATGTCGAAATTGCACGATTGCAGCAACTCAATCAGTGATGACTGGAGATACTCGAAGGAAATTGCAACAGTAAACGAACAAGTGTAGCGAGCCATATATAACCCTGGGCGTCAGATAGCTAGACCCTCTTATCATATCGAACCTATGTAAAAGCTCATGATAGGAGTGTCAAATGAAAAGCCGATGCTCCACTATGATCAGCTACCAACATATTAAGGGTTCATCCGGATCAAAAGAATCAAAAAATTGTATCCTACAAGTGTCATGAGGTTACGGCAACCTTAAACAAAGGTAAAAAAAGACTCAGTGGTGATAACAAAGCAGGGCTAAGCCCAAATTGAGTGATGCGTGGGAAGTTAATTGTATTTGAGGGAGTGGAGGGGAGTGGCAAAACAACCCAACTCCAAAGATGTTCACAATGGCTGGAAGCGATTGGTTTAGCAGAACGTTTTGGGGAGGGTGAAAAAATTCCGCCGGTTGTCGTTACCAGAGAACCGGGTGGAACACCATTGGGTTTAGAGCTACGTCAACTATTATTAGATGCAGGGACGAACCCTACACGGCAATCGATTGAAGACCGGGCAGAATTGTTGATGTACGCCGCAGACCGTGCTCAACATGTTGAGGAATTGCTCAATCCTCAGTTAAAATTAGGCGCGATTATTTTGTGCGATCGCTACACGGATTCTACAGTGGCTTACCAAGGTTACGGACGCGGTCTTGACCTAACCTTAATCGAGCAATTGAACCAAATTGCAACCGGCGGATTGGCAAGTGACTTGACCCTCTGGCTGGATATTGATGCTGAAATCGGGTTAAAACGAGCTAGATTGCGGGGCAGTGCCGACCGCATGGAGCAAGCCGACTTAGCCTTTCACCAACGGGTACAGCAGGGATTTGCCCAATTAGCAGCATCCTATCCCCAACGAATTGTCAGGATTGATGCGAGTCGGAGTGAGGACGAGGTGCATTCGGCGATTCAACAGATATTGCGTCAACGGTTGAGAGAATGGGTAATGGGTAATGGGTGATGGTTTAAAGGTTGTTAAGTTAAACGTTGTGCCTCTAAACTTCGACCTACCCCTGCGGGGAACGCTACGCGAACAGCCTTCAACTGTGTGAGCCAATGATTCATCATCAACCCGTCGTCTCAGAGGCTTTCTCCACCCTCTTAGGGCAAGAGCAAGCGATCGCATTATTGCAGGGAGCGATCGCCACGAATCGCATGGCTCCAGCTTATCTGTTTGCTGGCCCTCCTGGCGTGGGACGGAGTATGGCAGCCAAGTCATTCATAGAACTCTTTTTTTGTCAAGCCCTCCCCCCGGAAAAGCAACCATTAGTACAAAAACGCCTGCGGCAAGGCAACCATCCCGATGTGTTTTGGGTGGAGCCAACTTATCTCCATAACGGTATTCGCTTGTCGCGTCAGGAGGCCGCAGAAAAAGGTCTTCAGCGCAAGGCACCGCCGCAAATTCGTCTGGAACAAATCCGAGAAATAGCCCAATTTCTCAGTCGTTCAGCGCTGGAAGCCTCGCGCAAGATGGTCGTGATTGATCAAGCAGAAACTATGGCAGAGGCCGCTGCTAATGGCTTGCTCAAGACACTGGAAGAACCAGGACAAGGCACATTGATTTTAATTGCCCCCAGCGCGGAGTCATTGTTGCCAACCCTCGTCTCTCGATGTCAGCGGATTCCGTTTTATCGACTAGCGCAGTCCCAGATGGAACAAGTATTACGGCAAACGGGACATGAGGCTATTCTCAATGAGCCATCCATTTTAGCGATCGCTCAAGGAAGTCCAGGGGACGCGATCGCCTCCTTCTCTCAACTCCAATCAATCCCCGAACCCTTGCTAGAAGCCGTCAAAAAGCGACCCAAATCAACCCGCCATGCACTAGAACTCGCCAAGACAATTGCCCAATCCCTCGATACCGAAGCACAACTGTGGTTAGTGACGTATTTACAGCACTGTTACTGGCAATCCCAGCATCAACCCGCCATGATCCAACAACTAGAACAAGCTCGAAAATACATCCTCAGCTACGTTCAGCCGCGATTAGTCTGGGAAGTAACCTTATTGGAATTGATTAAAAACTAAAGTAAAAGCACAACAATAGCATCTTTGTATAAAACCGCTTCACTAGGATACGAGCGATTGGCTCTGTAATACATTCACTCGAAGAAGCATCCAATGTTGTTAATACATGGGATGCTTCGGTTATAAACTTTGAGGCTAGCTCGACTAGTGCATCCCGGCAAAAGTTTCTGACCACCTCTGTGCAAGCAGGGGAGCGGGGGAGCAGGGGAGCAGGGGAGCAGGGGAGATTTTAGCTGGTCAGTTATTTCTGCCACCCTGGTCTAGGATGTTTTAAACTGCCATAGTTGCAAGCTGTCTCATAGAAATGTAGTTGTATCGTTCTAGCTCAGCGATCACCTTGCCAACGCTTTCTTCAATGCTTTCCTTTGCCGTGTAACAGATCACTTCCGGATTGAGAGGTTCTTCATAAGGGTCATCAATGCCAGTAAAATTCTTAATCTCGCCCGATCGCGCTAATGCATACAGACCCTTAACATCGCGAGATTCACAAACCTCTAAGGGTGCATTCACATACACTTCCATAAAGCTCTGTGTCATCTCCCGAATCTCATTGCGGATGGCGCGGTAGGGACTAATGGCAGCCGTGATCGCCACGACGCCATTACGGCTGAGCAGGTTGGCCACAAAGCCAATCCGACGAACGTTGATATCGCGATCCTGCTTACTAAAAGTCAAACCTTTAGATAGGTTGGTACGCACAATATCACCATCGAGCATTTCAACTTTGCAATGACGGGCTTTAAGCTCATGTTCAACGGCTTTGGCAATGGTAGTTTTGCCTGAGCCACTCAGACCTGTAAACCACAATGTGACTCCTTGATGCTGCATAATTCATTAGCTCCTGGAATGTTAATTAAGCAATGTTACTGTTAGCTTTGAATCGGCTCAATGCTACAACCAAAATTTCAGCAAGTTCTGGTTGAATAAACAAACTATTTTTGGGGAACTTTATGAAGACACTTGAGAAAAAGGACAACACTACCCTAAACTTCTGTCATTCAACTAGCAGTAGAACTCTAATCAAGCCATCTGATGAACGTTCTTGATATTTTTTAATTCCTCAGGCTTGTCTTGCAATAACCGTGCTTTCAGCATATTAAGATAAGTAGCCCTAAACTTCCTTAGCTGATAATCCTGTGGCGCATTTTCTCTCAGCTCTATCCATGCCCGTTGTTTTTTTACTTCGCTCCGCGCTTGAAGGTTTTCGCTCATTTCCTCCGTAATCTTCGCTTTGGCAGGCGTCATTTTTTCATAGCCGTAGTAATCCATGTAATCTCCAGCAATTGTCTCAATAATTTCAATATCATCCATACTCATGGACTTTTTGAACTTATCGATATAAGCCGGAATCGGCGGGCTGGAGTTGGTTTGCCATAGAGCTGACAAAACAGAAATATTTTTGGCTTCCTGAGAAGCGGAAACATCAAGCATTGAGTTTAAGAACTCTATGCCAAAAAATTGGCAAATTTTACGCAGAACCGCTTCCTGATTAACCAAGAAATCCTCGTATCTGATGGTTAAAACTTTATCGGGATATTTTTGAGCCAGATCCTTAGCCGCATCTTGGGCTTTCACCCAGGTTAGGGTGTTCAGCAGTGTATCAAAATCATGAATGATGGCGCGATTAATGCTATTAACCTGAGCACGCGGGTCGCGAACCACATGCAAAAATAACAGGTCATCGAATAAGGAAATTAACTCCTCAGCATAATGGACATTATCAAGAGACTTATCCATTACCACCTTAGCGTTATGTTTTTGTCCAGCCTGAAACAACATCTCCCAGGCAATAGAATGGACACTGCGCGGACGATTTTTGACAGCCTCGAAAACAGAAAT of the Allocoleopsis franciscana PCC 7113 genome contains:
- the cysC gene encoding adenylyl-sulfate kinase; its protein translation is MQHQGVTLWFTGLSGSGKTTIAKAVEHELKARHCKVEMLDGDIVRTNLSKGLTFSKQDRDINVRRIGFVANLLSRNGVVAITAAISPYRAIRNEIREMTQSFMEVYVNAPLEVCESRDVKGLYALARSGEIKNFTGIDDPYEEPLNPEVICYTAKESIEESVGKVIAELERYNYISMRQLATMAV
- the tmk gene encoding dTMP kinase produces the protein MRGKLIVFEGVEGSGKTTQLQRCSQWLEAIGLAERFGEGEKIPPVVVTREPGGTPLGLELRQLLLDAGTNPTRQSIEDRAELLMYAADRAQHVEELLNPQLKLGAIILCDRYTDSTVAYQGYGRGLDLTLIEQLNQIATGGLASDLTLWLDIDAEIGLKRARLRGSADRMEQADLAFHQRVQQGFAQLAASYPQRIVRIDASRSEDEVHSAIQQILRQRLREWVMGNG
- a CDS encoding sulfotransferase produces the protein MSTSQNTNQVAQRPKPILMIPIRRCGSHALRLRLNFSPDFYSPYPLHIVDFMPLVELYGDLSNDYTYFQLVIDLIGLQNATMVKWDNVALDPISVFEAVKNRPRSVHSIAWEMLFQAGQKHNAKVVMDKSLDNVHYAEELISLFDDLLFLHVVRDPRAQVNSINRAIIHDFDTLLNTLTWVKAQDAAKDLAQKYPDKVLTIRYEDFLVNQEAVLRKICQFFGIEFLNSMLDVSASQEAKNISVLSALWQTNSSPPIPAYIDKFKKSMSMDDIEIIETIAGDYMDYYGYEKMTPAKAKITEEMSENLQARSEVKKQRAWIELRENAPQDYQLRKFRATYLNMLKARLLQDKPEELKNIKNVHQMA
- the holB gene encoding DNA polymerase III subunit delta' translates to MIHHQPVVSEAFSTLLGQEQAIALLQGAIATNRMAPAYLFAGPPGVGRSMAAKSFIELFFCQALPPEKQPLVQKRLRQGNHPDVFWVEPTYLHNGIRLSRQEAAEKGLQRKAPPQIRLEQIREIAQFLSRSALEASRKMVVIDQAETMAEAAANGLLKTLEEPGQGTLILIAPSAESLLPTLVSRCQRIPFYRLAQSQMEQVLRQTGHEAILNEPSILAIAQGSPGDAIASFSQLQSIPEPLLEAVKKRPKSTRHALELAKTIAQSLDTEAQLWLVTYLQHCYWQSQHQPAMIQQLEQARKYILSYVQPRLVWEVTLLELIKN
- a CDS encoding heavy metal translocating P-type ATPase translates to MQVTPDIAPTTPTSSVETIALDVTGMRCAGCVSVVERQLSQHPGVVSARVNLVTEVAVVECETGTVDPASIAEQLTAKGFPSQPRAQAGRMPATPDTRTPAERHAQEAREQVRRLAIAAVLIFLSLIGHIGHWMDAPMLPVLSNIWFHWGLATLALLGPGRPIIIDGWKGLWHQAPNMNTLVGLGALTAYTASCVALFFPHLGWDCFFDEPVMMLGFILLGRTLEQRARRRAASAFESLLALQPKVARLIGKSTSTATSPGKGKGEIEQLGIEIPVEQVRVGEWLRVLPGEKIPVDGEVMAGQSLVDESMLTGEPIPVLKQPGDPITAGTLNQSGAIALQATRTGEETTLAQIVALVEEAQTRKAPVQKLADTVAGYFTYGVLAIASLTFLFWYLAGTKIWPHVLSPMADMMGHGMAQPTSTSPLLLSLKLAITVLVIACPCALGLATPTAILVGTTLGAERGILIKGGDILERAHQLDTIVFDKTGTLTTGQPTVTDCLPWLESGLFEGNESHRNGHGDTLLTQASATKLLQWAAAAETGTSHPLASAIRTTAHQQELPMLEAQDFYTEPGLGISAMVENRRVWLGNADWLAQQGIKMSDTVNQQVRVLADAGKTVVYVAVDGVLAGVLAARDVLRPDAKETVERLKALGFRVMLMTGDQLDSARAIAQQLLIHPDHVLAGVRPNGKAAAIQTLQSEGRRVAMVGDGINDGPALAQADVGISLHVGTDVARETAGIILMRVSATRPQDVRLLDVVESIELARTTFNKIRQNLFWAFGYNTLGIPAACGVLLPGFGIALSPASAGAFMAFSSVSVVTNSLLLRRAFKAKSN
- a CDS encoding FHA domain-containing protein yields the protein MAGQQKHHHLLIIEDDKGRKEFPLEEAVYSIGRDPKCEIRLFSQFVSRRHATLVRRQREDGSPYYRIVDGNLKGKPSANGLLINGRKLPAHDLEDEDEVVFGPQVSAKYYLLKRNDPNPTGPPDEFDITLISPGMMIGDPEEISSWE
- a CDS encoding CHAT domain-containing tetratricopeptide repeat protein; this translates as MSEQVISQIIWLNQTAFTAYQHGQYEQGIPFAQQACDLTKAYFGTKHLYYRDTLNTLALLYYAAFRLSEAKSLYLQVEKIHRNELGTDDIEYATILNNLAKLYQVMGNFFEAEFRYRKALEIREEKLGKYHPDYASTLNDLAGLYYAMDLFSDAQPLYQEAKDITEEMLGTDNLDYATTLNNLALLYKAMGDFKNAEDLLLQAKKIFATELGTDNPEYASGLNNLAALYQAMGRFWEAIPLCRKALEIKAKLGTDHPDYAQSLNNLAELYRAMGSFPDAEPLYHEAKDITGAKLGTAHPNYANILSNLATLKAATDYPQDALRLIQDAANIQNPVLGQIFSITSDNQRLTYLQQNRYLLEMFLSLVAQYLPNDSDAVRAAFDLVLRRKGLGTEAAAMQRISVLSDRYRHLTPQLEQLRQLDNQIASLAWNVPPPEQLAAYETQLATLYHQRDELDRSLSRQIPEMNLQKQLDTANHRAIALALPEGATLVEFVRFNVFNFNAILAKGDSQWLPARYLAFILPAKEPEQLQMIDLGEAELIDNLIRVFRKSVSGDRDLDLDDLDSIPEEPELIPPEVELRQKLIDPLKPYLTPNQQVFLAPDGELCCLPFGVLPTAEGRYLMEDYELCYLSVGRDLLRFGATQTLVQPTKPLVIADPDYNLVLSESHPSPSDWKSGATQTKSAFADSIEDCETRVGGFSSCSRDFQSPDFSELHRDLGRGNGEVFKPIPATRIEGAQVAAQLGVTPQMGTQALKSLVSRCQSPWILHIATHGYFLETRPETPPPQMMSFQRLHSAAQQNPLARSGLAFAGANTLLQGGKLPPEAEDGLLTAQGASGINLAATALVVASACQTALGDVQVGEGVLGLRRAFVLAGVQTLVMSLWSVPDVATAILMERLYHNLLTEKMGRAKALKQAQFYVRDLTIAQMRPQWLTPEAITRITERSPGIGNHLRKLCQKHEMYRPYAHPKYWGAFICQGDASPPL